A window from Verrucomicrobiia bacterium encodes these proteins:
- a CDS encoding VanZ family protein, which translates to MKTVSKTLLAVYLLILLWLVLFKFSLDFAAILDHQARSLNLIPFATYSSGNLSEMLYNLVVFIPFGLLLGVNLKQTNFWEKLSYIYFFSFAAELTQFIVAIGTTDTTDIIMNTAGGFLGLVLYGLSKYVDSEKLDRFIVVAGTILLTVLVLFRLLFLRVRY; encoded by the coding sequence GTGAAGACAGTATCTAAAACACTATTAGCCGTATACCTACTAATCCTGCTGTGGTTAGTTTTATTCAAGTTTTCGTTGGATTTTGCTGCAATACTGGACCACCAAGCCAGAAGTCTTAACTTGATTCCATTTGCAACTTACTCGTCGGGTAATTTGAGCGAGATGCTCTATAATTTAGTCGTTTTTATTCCCTTTGGCCTGCTGTTGGGCGTCAACCTGAAACAAACTAACTTTTGGGAAAAGCTTTCTTATATATACTTTTTTAGTTTTGCTGCTGAGCTGACGCAATTTATAGTAGCAATCGGAACAACAGACACAACAGATATAATCATGAATACTGCCGGGGGATTTCTGGGGCTCGTACTATATGGATTAAGTAAGTACGTTGACAGCGAAAAGCTAGACCGATTCATCGTTGTAGCCGGTACAATTTTACTCACAGTGCTTGTCTTATTTCGCCTCCTATTCCTTAGAGTAAGGTATTAA
- a CDS encoding type III PLP-dependent enzyme: MTDTFSPQAIKSHDYPTPFLMLDLDRVEKAYRVFADLLPDVDIHYAVKCNPDARILRRLHTLGCKFEIASYNELERLIAEGVVPADVLFSNPVKVPSHIDRAHDRGLHRFSFDSQAELDKITQQAPGAAVFVRIQTVAADSLVPCEGKFGIGNSEALRLMKYAKRVGLKPYGIAFHVGSLMHKANAWDAAIANASDLMRQLQKIGITIEMLDLGGGFPANYGVKVPSMKTFARNIKAALAQHVPYDVQIVIEPGRGMVGDAGVMVATVIGVATRCDKRWIHLDVGAFNGMMEALETQNTLIFPLSDSRNSPNKSLCHLTGPTCDSQDTILLDIELSDNLRIGDRVFIHTAGAYTTSYASTFNDFSLPDVYCINE, from the coding sequence ATGACCGATACCTTTAGCCCGCAAGCCATCAAGTCCCATGACTACCCCACACCCTTTCTAATGCTAGACCTAGACAGGGTAGAGAAAGCCTACCGTGTTTTTGCGGATCTGCTACCGGATGTGGACATTCACTATGCCGTCAAATGCAATCCTGACGCCCGTATTCTCCGACGCCTTCATACATTGGGGTGCAAGTTCGAGATTGCTTCCTACAACGAACTCGAGCGGCTTATAGCCGAAGGTGTGGTGCCGGCTGATGTCCTGTTTAGCAACCCAGTTAAGGTGCCGTCGCATATCGATCGGGCGCATGACAGAGGGCTGCACCGCTTCAGCTTTGACAGTCAGGCCGAACTAGATAAGATTACCCAGCAAGCACCGGGCGCTGCGGTATTCGTGCGGATTCAGACTGTGGCAGCCGATAGTCTGGTGCCTTGCGAAGGCAAGTTTGGAATAGGCAACTCCGAGGCGCTACGACTCATGAAATATGCTAAGCGTGTTGGCCTCAAGCCTTACGGCATCGCCTTCCACGTAGGGTCGCTCATGCACAAAGCCAACGCCTGGGATGCGGCCATTGCCAATGCAAGCGATCTCATGCGGCAACTACAAAAGATAGGGATTACAATCGAAATGCTGGACCTAGGCGGTGGTTTCCCGGCTAACTACGGCGTCAAAGTGCCTAGCATGAAGACATTTGCACGCAATATCAAAGCCGCGCTGGCTCAGCACGTACCTTACGACGTCCAAATCGTTATCGAGCCAGGCCGTGGTATGGTAGGCGACGCTGGGGTAATGGTCGCGACCGTCATTGGCGTAGCGACACGTTGTGACAAGCGGTGGATCCACCTAGACGTGGGCGCCTTTAACGGCATGATGGAAGCCCTAGAGACACAAAACACTCTGATATTTCCGCTGAGCGACTCCAGAAACAGCCCCAATAAGAGTCTGTGCCATCTGACCGGGCCAACTTGCGACAGCCAGGATACGATACTGCTTGATATTGAACTGTCAGACAACTTACGCATAGGCGACAGGGTTTTTATCCATACCGCTGGCGCTTACACTACCAGCTATGCTTCTACCTTTAATGACTTTTCGCTGCCTGATGTCTATTGCATCAACGAATAG
- a CDS encoding Fic family protein — MGHVDPYFNETIGDLRNLLGAKSSKELRELEPQIVFANELEIEAIDVPRTNDLAELLLLHKQLFKGVYDWAGKIRTVDIKKDDESAEYFLPVSRINHAATFVFTELVKEDSLKGLAQPQFTQRLAYFYDQLNYIHPFREGNGRAQRTFWNRVAKDAGYEIAWDLVVGDENDEASRLGAEDMDLGGLEKMFKRIVRLLS, encoded by the coding sequence ATGGGTCATGTCGACCCGTATTTCAATGAGACAATCGGAGACCTAAGAAATCTACTCGGCGCAAAATCCTCTAAAGAACTCCGAGAGCTTGAACCACAGATTGTTTTCGCTAACGAGTTAGAGATTGAAGCAATAGACGTTCCTCGAACCAATGACTTGGCTGAGCTACTACTCCTCCACAAACAGTTGTTCAAAGGTGTTTACGACTGGGCCGGAAAGATCAGAACCGTAGATATCAAGAAAGACGATGAGAGCGCAGAATACTTCTTGCCAGTCTCTAGGATAAATCATGCCGCTACCTTCGTTTTTACGGAACTTGTCAAAGAAGACTCCCTAAAAGGACTCGCACAGCCGCAGTTCACGCAGCGGCTTGCGTATTTCTATGACCAGCTCAACTACATTCATCCGTTTCGCGAGGGCAATGGCCGTGCACAACGCACATTCTGGAACAGGGTAGCAAAAGACGCAGGGTACGAAATAGCCTGGGATCTAGTGGTGGGCGATGAAAATGACGAAGCGTCCCGGCTGGGGGCAGAAGATATGGACTTAGGCGGCCTAGAGAAAATGTTCAAAAGAATTGTGCGCCTTCTTTCTTAA
- a CDS encoding alpha/beta hydrolase, translated as MARPPKNPADFIVPMNINGMQGRMMRMPAPKNKTRELLFIYGHHSSLERWWGLIQDLNQYGAITMPDLPGFGGMESLYRIGEKPDIDTMADYLATFIKLRYRRRRVTIFGLSFGFVVVTRMLQRYPDLAKRVDMLVSVVGFSHRDDFKISRWRIATGRTTARFLSHRLPALFFRNVCLHPMVLKAVYARTGGAREKFESLQGDDFRETMDFEIFLWHANDVRTHMRTLTEMLKIDNCQKQIDMPVWHVAVDADRYFDNNMVEQHMRVIFTDFYMMRSKMSNHAPSVIADKKAAAAIIPPALRKALRS; from the coding sequence ATGGCACGTCCCCCAAAAAATCCGGCTGACTTTATCGTACCTATGAACATCAATGGCATGCAGGGCCGCATGATGCGTATGCCTGCACCCAAAAACAAAACGCGCGAGCTGCTGTTTATATACGGCCACCACTCTAGCCTGGAGCGGTGGTGGGGGCTGATCCAAGACCTCAACCAGTACGGTGCCATCACTATGCCGGACTTGCCTGGCTTTGGTGGCATGGAGAGTTTGTACAGGATTGGTGAAAAGCCAGATATTGATACCATGGCTGATTATCTGGCAACTTTTATAAAACTGCGGTATCGTCGCCGGCGGGTGACTATTTTTGGATTGTCGTTTGGGTTTGTGGTGGTTACCCGCATGTTGCAGCGCTACCCTGACCTGGCCAAGCGGGTGGATATGCTGGTGAGCGTGGTGGGCTTTTCGCACCGCGACGATTTCAAGATTAGCCGCTGGCGTATAGCTACTGGCCGCACGACCGCACGTTTTCTGTCGCACCGGTTGCCGGCGCTGTTTTTCAGAAACGTCTGCCTGCACCCAATGGTGCTGAAGGCGGTGTATGCTCGTACGGGTGGTGCCCGCGAAAAGTTCGAATCGCTACAGGGCGACGATTTCCGCGAAACCATGGATTTCGAGATATTTCTGTGGCACGCCAACGACGTGCGCACGCACATGCGCACCCTGACAGAAATGCTAAAGATAGATAACTGCCAAAAACAGATCGATATGCCTGTCTGGCATGTGGCGGTAGACGCCGACAGGTACTTTGACAACAATATGGTCGAGCAACACATGCGGGTCATATTCACTGACTTTTATATGATGCGGTCCAAGATGAGCAACCATGCCCCCAGTGTTATCGCAGACAAAAAAGCGGCGGCAGCTATCATCCCGCCTGCCCTGCGCAAGGCTCTGAGGTCTTGA